A genomic segment from Propionibacteriaceae bacterium ZF39 encodes:
- the nusG gene encoding transcription termination/antitermination protein NusG, producing MSDYENEPTEEQGGAADEVSVESLLAQLEGQNSDDDIEIDLGSDEPQAEADDELNLDFGSDDDDEAAEDEIELDFGPDAEAEADVSLEEDEADEPSEDADELAEKALEELRAELRSKPGEWYVVHTYSGMEKRVKQNLESRAQSLNMEGYIFEVRVPTEDAVEIRNGNKKTVTRTVLPGYVLVCMEMTDESWATVRHTPSVTGFVGHATQPVPLTMEEVEKMLAPAVIAAATAKVEGAPRQARKKKIEVADFAEGDSVLITDGPFAGVHASITEINANNQRLKALVDFMGRETPVDLTFAQVEKV from the coding sequence ATGAGCGACTACGAGAATGAGCCCACCGAGGAGCAGGGTGGGGCGGCTGACGAGGTCAGCGTCGAAAGCCTGCTCGCCCAGCTCGAGGGGCAGAACTCCGACGATGACATCGAGATCGACCTCGGCTCCGACGAGCCGCAGGCCGAGGCTGACGATGAACTGAACCTCGATTTCGGTTCCGATGACGACGACGAGGCCGCCGAGGACGAGATCGAACTCGATTTCGGGCCCGATGCCGAGGCCGAGGCCGACGTCTCCCTTGAGGAGGACGAGGCGGACGAGCCGTCCGAGGACGCCGATGAGCTTGCCGAGAAGGCCCTCGAAGAGCTCCGTGCCGAACTGCGCAGCAAGCCGGGGGAGTGGTATGTGGTGCATACCTATTCCGGCATGGAGAAGCGCGTCAAGCAGAACCTCGAGTCGCGCGCCCAGTCGCTCAACATGGAGGGCTACATCTTCGAGGTGCGGGTTCCGACCGAAGATGCGGTCGAGATCCGCAACGGCAACAAGAAGACCGTGACCCGCACCGTGCTGCCCGGTTATGTGCTCGTGTGCATGGAGATGACCGATGAGTCGTGGGCGACTGTGCGACACACGCCGTCGGTCACCGGCTTCGTCGGCCACGCAACCCAGCCCGTGCCGCTGACCATGGAAGAGGTGGAGAAGATGCTCGCCCCGGCGGTCATCGCCGCCGCCACCGCCAAGGTCGAGGGTGCGCCCAGGCAGGCCCGCAAGAAGAAGATCGAGGTGGCCGACTTCGCCGAGGGCGATTCGGTGCTGATCACCGACGGTCCTTTCGCCGGAGTCCACGCGTCGATCACCGAGATCAATGCCAACAACCAGCGACTCAAGGCCCTGGTCGACTTCATGGGCCGCGAAACTCCGGTGGATCTCACGTTCGCCCAGGTCGAGAAGGTCTGA
- the rplA gene encoding 50S ribosomal protein L1, whose amino-acid sequence MQRSKTYRAAAEKQTADKLYTPSEALGLIKETTSAKFDETVDVAMRLGVDPRKADQMVRGTVNLPNGTGKTARVLVFATGEKAEAALAAGADEVGSDDLIAKIQGGYLDFDAVVATPDLMGKVGRLGRVLGPRGLMPNPKTGTVTPDVAKAVNDIKGGKIEFRVDRHANLHFIIGKASFSNEQLQQNYFAALDEVLRLKPSSSKGRYLKKITFSSTMGPGVAVDPAKVKADTAE is encoded by the coding sequence ATGCAGCGCAGCAAGACCTATCGCGCCGCGGCCGAGAAGCAGACCGCGGACAAGCTCTATACGCCCTCGGAGGCCCTCGGCCTCATCAAGGAGACCACCTCGGCCAAGTTCGACGAGACCGTCGATGTGGCCATGCGTCTGGGCGTCGATCCTCGCAAGGCGGATCAGATGGTGCGCGGCACCGTCAACCTTCCCAACGGCACTGGCAAGACCGCTCGGGTCCTCGTCTTCGCCACCGGTGAGAAGGCCGAGGCCGCTCTGGCCGCCGGCGCCGACGAGGTCGGGTCCGACGACCTCATCGCGAAGATCCAGGGTGGCTACCTGGACTTCGATGCCGTCGTCGCCACCCCCGATCTCATGGGCAAGGTCGGCCGCCTCGGTCGCGTGCTCGGCCCGCGTGGCCTGATGCCGAACCCCAAGACCGGCACCGTCACTCCCGATGTGGCCAAGGCCGTCAACGACATCAAGGGCGGCAAGATCGAGTTCCGCGTCGATCGCCACGCCAACCTGCACTTCATCATCGGCAAGGCGTCGTTCAGCAACGAGCAGCTGCAGCAGAACTACTTCGCCGCGCTCGACGAAGTCCTGCGACTCAAGCCGTCCAGCTCCAAGGGTCGGTATCTCAAGAAGATCACCTTCTCCTCCACCATGGGCCCCGGCGTCGCCGTGGACCCGGCCAAGGTGAAGGCCGACACCGCGGAGTGA
- the rplL gene encoding 50S ribosomal protein L7/L12 — MAKLSNDELLDAFKEMTLIELSEFVKLFEETFDVTAAAPVAVAAAAPAGGGGDAAEAAEEKDAFDVILEGAGDKKIQVIKEVRALTSLGLKEAKELVEAAPKAVLENVKKDEAEAAKEKLEAAGATVSVK, encoded by the coding sequence ATGGCGAAGCTCAGCAACGACGAGCTCCTTGACGCTTTCAAGGAAATGACCCTCATCGAGCTCTCCGAGTTCGTGAAGCTGTTCGAGGAGACCTTCGACGTCACCGCCGCCGCTCCGGTGGCCGTGGCTGCCGCTGCTCCCGCCGGCGGTGGCGGCGACGCCGCCGAGGCCGCTGAGGAGAAGGACGCGTTCGACGTCATCCTCGAGGGTGCCGGCGACAAGAAGATCCAGGTCATCAAGGAGGTGCGCGCCCTCACCTCGCTCGGCCTGAAGGAGGCCAAGGAGCTGGTGGAGGCCGCCCCCAAGGCTGTCCTCGAGAACGTCAAGAAGGACGAGGCCGAAGCCGCCAAGGAGAAGCTCGAGGCTGCCGGCGCGACCGTCAGCGTCAAGTGA
- a CDS encoding serine/threonine-protein kinase: MSHEWSPDPRPRSPRAGEGGAEALVGYSGWREIGRGGDAVVYHAIQDDLDREVAIKVLRVDDEASVRRFTREVRLMLSLGRQHPNIAKVLQVGTSSLGRPCIVMDFYELGSLDRRLAVHGPLSADEVISVGMVIADALAFAHANGVLHRDVKPQNILILPTSYVLADFGIARVIDSAHTSGADRFSYRHASPQVLDGITPAESDDIFSLGATLFHLLDGQPPFTSDSPEPDSALAYIKRVRTTEPRQLLRPDVPAELAAIILRCLHKNPTQRYASAAAVRDALAGLRTRWAGVAYAGSALPTGKAPAQQEIATEAWGGTAAPGLVRNPNDLTSLRLRGSDAYSPEPATMPPPIVGLGLRRGRGLRRRSVIVMAGAVVGALLMFGGWAALNERASSPQLSPMSAPTQEPTVTPAPASNPDLAPQHLRIVIEGETATARWDPSADEPETWGWGVTQDESEQPVLNRTNRPGERTASTRIDPSWDRICFTVVGLRAGEFGGARECVSR; the protein is encoded by the coding sequence GTGAGCCACGAGTGGAGCCCTGACCCCCGGCCGCGCAGCCCCAGGGCCGGTGAGGGCGGTGCCGAGGCCCTGGTGGGTTATTCGGGCTGGCGCGAAATCGGCCGCGGTGGCGATGCCGTCGTCTATCACGCAATCCAGGACGACCTCGATCGTGAGGTCGCGATCAAGGTGTTGCGCGTCGACGACGAGGCGTCGGTGCGCCGGTTCACCCGCGAGGTGCGGCTCATGCTTTCGCTGGGTCGGCAGCATCCCAATATCGCCAAGGTGCTCCAAGTCGGCACGTCGAGCCTGGGCCGCCCCTGCATCGTCATGGACTTCTATGAACTCGGCTCCCTCGACCGGCGCCTCGCGGTCCACGGGCCGTTGAGTGCGGATGAGGTCATCAGCGTCGGGATGGTCATCGCGGACGCGTTGGCCTTCGCCCATGCCAACGGCGTACTCCATCGCGACGTGAAACCCCAGAACATCCTCATCCTGCCGACGTCCTATGTCCTGGCCGATTTCGGCATCGCGCGGGTGATCGACTCGGCCCACACGTCGGGCGCTGATCGATTCTCGTATCGGCACGCCTCGCCCCAGGTCCTCGACGGGATCACGCCGGCCGAGAGCGACGACATCTTCTCCCTCGGCGCGACCCTGTTCCACCTGCTCGACGGCCAGCCGCCTTTCACCTCGGACTCGCCGGAGCCCGATTCCGCGCTGGCGTACATCAAACGCGTCCGGACCACCGAACCCCGGCAGCTGCTGCGGCCGGACGTCCCGGCCGAGCTCGCCGCGATCATCCTGCGATGTCTGCACAAGAACCCCACCCAGCGGTACGCCTCAGCGGCGGCGGTTCGCGACGCCCTCGCAGGACTGCGTACGCGCTGGGCCGGGGTGGCGTACGCCGGATCTGCCCTCCCCACCGGAAAGGCGCCCGCCCAGCAGGAGATCGCCACCGAGGCCTGGGGCGGCACGGCGGCGCCGGGGCTGGTGCGGAACCCGAACGACCTGACCTCGTTGCGCCTGCGCGGCAGCGATGCATACTCCCCCGAGCCCGCCACGATGCCGCCTCCCATCGTGGGGCTCGGCCTCCGACGAGGCCGGGGGCTGCGTCGGCGAAGCGTGATCGTGATGGCCGGGGCCGTCGTCGGCGCCCTGCTGATGTTCGGCGGCTGGGCGGCGCTCAACGAGCGGGCGAGCAGCCCGCAGCTGTCGCCCATGAGCGCCCCGACCCAGGAACCCACCGTCACCCCCGCGCCCGCCAGCAACCCCGATCTCGCGCCCCAACACCTGCGGATCGTGATCGAGGGCGAGACGGCGACAGCGCGCTGGGACCCCTCCGCCGACGAACCGGAGACCTGGGGCTGGGGCGTCACGCAGGACGAGAGCGAACAGCCGGTCCTCAACCGCACCAACCGGCCGGGCGAGCGCACGGCGAGTACGCGGATCGACCCGTCCTGGGACCGCATCTGCTTCACAGTCGTGGGCCTGCGCGCCGGCGAATTCGGCGGTGCGCGGGAGTGTGTCTCGCGCTAG
- a CDS encoding SDR family oxidoreductase has translation MRIVVIGGHGKIALLLAPLLTQTGHRVEAWIRDPDQAATVEATGAEAVLADVEQLNVAEMTERLVGRDAVIWSAGAGGGNPRRTYAVDRDAAIRSMDAAVAARVSRYLMVSYTRSGRDPEVGPDDSFYPYAEAKATADAHLRQVPLNWTILGPGRLTDGNGTGLVEVGHHVTCGDTARANVARVALAVIGRSDLNGVSLFFRDGNVPIAEALQAVSVG, from the coding sequence ATGCGCATCGTCGTCATTGGTGGACACGGAAAAATCGCGTTGCTCCTGGCGCCGCTGCTGACCCAGACGGGTCACCGTGTCGAGGCCTGGATCCGGGATCCCGACCAGGCGGCCACGGTCGAGGCCACCGGAGCCGAGGCCGTCCTCGCCGATGTCGAGCAACTCAACGTCGCCGAGATGACCGAGCGTCTGGTCGGCCGCGATGCGGTGATCTGGTCGGCGGGCGCCGGCGGCGGCAACCCTCGGCGTACCTATGCCGTCGACCGCGACGCCGCCATCCGCAGCATGGATGCCGCCGTGGCGGCGCGGGTGTCGCGCTATCTGATGGTGTCGTACACCCGGTCCGGCCGGGACCCGGAGGTCGGGCCGGACGACAGCTTCTATCCGTACGCCGAGGCCAAGGCCACCGCTGACGCCCACCTGCGCCAGGTGCCGCTGAACTGGACGATTCTTGGTCCCGGTCGGCTCACCGACGGCAATGGCACCGGGCTCGTGGAGGTCGGCCACCACGTCACGTGCGGCGATACCGCCCGGGCCAACGTCGCCCGGGTTGCCCTCGCCGTCATCGGGCGCAGTGACCTCAACGGGGTCAGCCTCTTCTTCCGGGATGGCAATGTTCCGATCGCCGAGGCGTTGCAGGCCGTCAGCGTCGGCTAG
- the benC gene encoding benzoate 1,2-dioxygenase electron transfer component BenC, producing MADYKVALSFEDGVTRFIKVKDSQTIANASYQQKINIPVDCNDGACGTCKCFNESGEYDMPENSYVEDALSPAEREEGYLLTCQAKPRSDMVIQIPTSSSVAKTQSANYTATVTEIHKFPGDLVVRMKVKIPNRDDLAFLPGQYVNISVPGSEDTRAYSFSSGPDDEELEFQIKIVPGGLMSTWLDKKAKVGDTFQFNGPHGSFFLREAQRPSLLVAGGTGLAPIMSMLRHVKATGSARTFHLVYGANTDDDIVETELLDQWAKELPNFSWDYCVADPNAKAKNKGFVMGIIEPEHLHSGDASIYLCGPPPMVEAVREHVKGIGVEPNGFFYEKFTSATPSKTAAGIAATGETAVPALAPAETVAKVAARVAKGAKRDLITIGDAGRGIMGQSLFGAEELAPAPAGSGGGEDAPEVVRSVMGQLLLVAEGESTGSAVADAVIAPVQASRSLMGQEIFAADELESLAGSEISGLAATFLPVQDEEYEIGEDHPSIQKSDSIFEAREALELGALELVLGRLNSQQIAAYRMLAEATVPYIKGDQFTDALGFTETNAAFHDYLFQMTNNDHLLQAYQRLGVKGAMEDTLKHAHWCHPLIAKDHLDMVDAIEAGDRNRARDLFIAHADRSKQTMRRAMRDARVTPNISPGRFTGKVVVITGAAQGIGEAVAKRIHAEGGDLVLADRSELVEGVASKLGETGHDVISTLVDMETFEGAQQVVNAAIERFGRIDIAIHVVGGTIWRKPFDQYAEDEIIKEINRSLYPTMWACRAVLPHMYERGKGAIVNVSSVATNGLNRLPYAAAKGGVNALTKSLAWEAAEHGVRVVATAPGGTDAPARRIPRGGEPTNAQEEAWHQVTVDQTIDSSLLKRYGSLDEQAAAICFLASDEASYITGTILPVAGGDQG from the coding sequence ATGGCGGACTACAAAGTGGCACTGTCCTTCGAGGACGGTGTGACGCGGTTCATCAAGGTCAAGGACAGTCAGACCATTGCGAACGCGTCCTATCAGCAGAAGATCAACATTCCGGTCGACTGCAACGACGGCGCCTGCGGCACGTGCAAGTGCTTCAACGAGTCGGGCGAATATGACATGCCCGAGAACAGCTATGTCGAGGACGCACTGAGCCCGGCTGAGCGTGAAGAGGGTTACCTCCTCACCTGCCAGGCGAAGCCGCGCTCTGACATGGTGATCCAGATCCCGACCTCGTCGAGCGTCGCCAAGACCCAGTCGGCGAACTACACCGCCACGGTCACCGAGATCCACAAGTTCCCCGGTGACCTGGTTGTTCGCATGAAGGTCAAGATCCCGAACCGTGACGATCTTGCGTTCCTGCCGGGGCAGTATGTGAACATCTCGGTTCCCGGTTCCGAGGACACCCGTGCCTACTCGTTCTCGAGTGGCCCGGACGACGAGGAGCTGGAGTTCCAGATCAAGATCGTTCCCGGTGGTCTCATGTCGACGTGGCTCGACAAGAAGGCCAAGGTCGGCGATACCTTCCAGTTCAACGGCCCGCACGGCTCGTTCTTCCTTCGTGAAGCGCAGCGTCCGAGCCTGCTCGTTGCAGGCGGCACCGGCCTGGCCCCGATCATGTCGATGCTTCGTCATGTGAAGGCCACCGGCAGCGCCCGCACCTTCCACCTCGTTTATGGCGCCAACACCGACGACGACATCGTGGAGACCGAGCTGCTGGACCAGTGGGCCAAGGAGTTGCCGAACTTCTCCTGGGACTACTGCGTCGCCGACCCCAACGCGAAGGCCAAGAACAAGGGCTTCGTCATGGGAATCATCGAGCCGGAGCACCTGCACTCGGGTGATGCCTCCATCTATCTCTGCGGTCCGCCGCCGATGGTCGAGGCTGTCCGTGAGCATGTGAAGGGCATCGGGGTCGAGCCGAACGGCTTCTTCTATGAGAAGTTCACCTCGGCCACTCCGTCGAAGACCGCTGCAGGCATCGCCGCGACCGGGGAGACCGCGGTTCCCGCGCTCGCTCCGGCCGAGACCGTTGCCAAGGTCGCTGCCCGAGTTGCCAAGGGCGCCAAGCGCGACCTCATCACGATCGGCGACGCCGGCCGCGGCATCATGGGCCAGTCGCTCTTCGGTGCTGAGGAGCTCGCTCCTGCTCCCGCCGGTTCCGGCGGTGGCGAGGACGCTCCCGAGGTCGTGCGTTCGGTGATGGGCCAGCTCCTGCTGGTCGCCGAGGGCGAGTCCACGGGCTCGGCCGTTGCCGACGCAGTGATTGCGCCGGTGCAGGCCTCCCGGTCCCTGATGGGCCAGGAGATCTTCGCGGCCGACGAGCTCGAGTCCCTCGCGGGATCCGAGATCAGCGGCCTCGCGGCGACGTTCCTGCCGGTTCAGGACGAGGAATACGAGATCGGTGAGGATCACCCCTCGATCCAGAAGTCGGACTCGATCTTCGAGGCCCGCGAGGCTCTGGAACTGGGTGCCCTCGAGCTGGTTCTCGGCCGCCTCAACTCCCAGCAGATTGCGGCCTACCGCATGCTGGCCGAGGCGACCGTGCCCTATATCAAGGGCGACCAGTTCACCGATGCGCTCGGCTTCACCGAGACCAACGCGGCGTTCCACGACTATCTGTTCCAGATGACCAACAACGATCACCTGCTGCAGGCGTATCAGCGCCTGGGCGTCAAGGGTGCCATGGAGGACACGCTCAAGCATGCCCACTGGTGCCACCCGCTGATCGCCAAGGATCACCTGGACATGGTCGATGCCATCGAGGCCGGCGACCGCAATCGTGCGCGTGACCTGTTCATCGCTCACGCCGATCGTTCGAAGCAGACCATGCGCCGCGCCATGCGCGACGCCCGGGTCACTCCGAACATCAGCCCGGGCCGGTTCACCGGCAAGGTTGTCGTCATCACCGGTGCCGCACAGGGCATCGGCGAGGCGGTTGCCAAGCGCATCCATGCCGAGGGCGGCGACCTGGTTCTCGCCGACCGCTCGGAGCTCGTCGAGGGCGTGGCGTCCAAGCTGGGTGAAACCGGTCACGACGTCATCTCCACCCTCGTCGACATGGAGACGTTCGAAGGGGCCCAGCAGGTCGTCAACGCTGCGATCGAACGCTTCGGTCGCATCGACATCGCGATCCACGTCGTCGGCGGGACGATCTGGCGGAAGCCGTTCGACCAGTATGCCGAGGACGAGATCATCAAGGAGATCAACCGGTCGCTCTACCCGACCATGTGGGCGTGCCGTGCGGTTCTTCCGCACATGTACGAACGCGGCAAGGGTGCGATCGTCAACGTCTCCTCGGTGGCGACCAACGGTCTCAACCGTCTTCCCTATGCGGCGGCAAAGGGCGGCGTCAACGCGCTGACCAAGTCCCTCGCCTGGGAAGCGGCTGAACATGGCGTACGCGTGGTGGCCACGGCCCCCGGCGGCACCGACGCCCCCGCGCGTCGGATCCCCCGGGGTGGCGAGCCCACCAACGCTCAGGAAGAGGCTTGGCATCAGGTGACGGTCGACCAGACGATCGACTCCTCGTTGCTGAAGCGCTACGGCTCGCTCGACGAGCAGGCCGCAGCGATCTGCTTCCTTGCGTCCGATGAAGCCTCCTACATCACCGGCACCATCCTGCCGGTGGCTGGTGGAGACCAGGGCTGA
- the benB gene encoding benzoate 1,2-dioxygenase small subunit encodes MTNTAVEVNIDQTTIEQFLYREARYLDDREFEKWLDLYADDVVFWMPTWADDDKLTSDPNREVSLLYYPNKGGLEDRVFRIRTERSSATSIPEPRTSHNISNVEIIARRGNLIDIRFNWHTMYFRYNNVDPYYGTSFYTIDFGGESPVIRRKTVVLKNDYIHHVVDIYHI; translated from the coding sequence ATGACCAACACCGCTGTTGAAGTGAACATCGACCAGACCACCATCGAGCAGTTCCTCTATCGCGAGGCTCGCTATCTCGACGACCGCGAGTTCGAGAAGTGGCTCGACCTCTATGCGGACGACGTTGTCTTCTGGATGCCCACCTGGGCCGACGACGACAAGCTGACGAGCGATCCGAACCGTGAGGTCTCGCTGCTGTACTACCCGAACAAGGGCGGCCTGGAAGACCGTGTCTTCCGCATCCGCACCGAGCGCTCGTCCGCGACCTCCATCCCGGAGCCGCGCACCAGCCACAACATCAGCAACGTCGAGATCATCGCTCGTCGTGGCAACCTGATCGATATTCGGTTCAACTGGCACACGATGTACTTCCGGTACAACAACGTTGACCCGTACTACGGCACCTCCTTCTACACCATCGATTTCGGTGGGGAGTCGCCGGTGATCCGTCGCAAGACCGTGGTGCTGAAGAACGACTACATCCACCACGTCGTGGACATCTACCACATCTGA
- the rplJ gene encoding 50S ribosomal protein L10, whose product MARPDKAAAVAELADKFTNSQAAVLTEYRGLSVSSIKELRRSLGDDATYAVTKNTLTQIAAKDAGIEGLDAQLTGPTAIAFITGDIAAVAKGLKNFSKDNPLLVIKGGVMEGKILDADEVKKLADLESREVLLAKLAGGMKANLSKAAFAFAAPAGKLARVLGALEQAAQEDPSKIGGAGVADQKPENESAEADTSNQASAEADTTEAAPAAADTEESAADAAE is encoded by the coding sequence ATGGCAAGGCCGGACAAGGCAGCTGCGGTGGCCGAGTTGGCGGACAAGTTCACCAACTCGCAGGCCGCTGTGCTGACCGAGTATCGCGGACTTTCCGTGTCGTCCATCAAGGAGCTGCGCCGCAGCCTCGGGGATGACGCCACGTATGCCGTGACGAAGAACACTCTGACCCAGATCGCGGCCAAGGACGCCGGCATCGAGGGCCTCGATGCCCAGCTGACCGGTCCCACGGCGATCGCTTTCATCACGGGCGATATCGCCGCGGTGGCGAAGGGTCTGAAGAACTTCAGCAAGGACAATCCGCTTCTGGTCATCAAGGGCGGCGTCATGGAGGGCAAGATCCTCGACGCCGACGAGGTCAAGAAACTCGCCGACCTCGAATCCCGTGAGGTGCTGCTCGCCAAGCTGGCAGGCGGCATGAAGGCCAACCTCTCCAAGGCTGCCTTCGCCTTCGCGGCGCCGGCAGGCAAGCTCGCCCGGGTTCTGGGCGCGCTGGAGCAGGCTGCGCAGGAAGATCCCAGCAAGATCGGCGGCGCCGGTGTTGCAGACCAGAAGCCCGAGAACGAGTCGGCCGAGGCCGACACGTCGAATCAGGCGTCGGCCGAGGCCGACACCACCGAGGCAGCGCCCGCTGCAGCGGACACCGAAGAATCCGCAGCCGACGCTGCCGAATGA
- the rplK gene encoding 50S ribosomal protein L11, with protein MPPKKKVAALVKVALNAGSATPAPPVGTALGPHGVNIMDFCKQYNAATEAMRGNVIPVEITIYEDRTFSFITKTPPAAELIKKAAGIKSGSAAPHKDKVGKLTRDQVKEIAETKMPDLNANDVEAAMKIVAGTARSMGVTVEA; from the coding sequence ATGCCTCCCAAGAAGAAAGTAGCGGCGCTCGTCAAGGTCGCCCTCAACGCCGGCTCCGCCACTCCGGCACCGCCGGTCGGCACGGCCCTCGGCCCGCACGGCGTCAACATCATGGACTTCTGCAAGCAGTACAACGCTGCGACCGAAGCCATGCGTGGCAACGTGATCCCGGTCGAGATCACCATCTATGAAGACCGCACGTTCAGCTTCATCACCAAGACCCCGCCCGCGGCGGAGCTCATCAAGAAGGCCGCCGGCATCAAGTCCGGTTCGGCTGCCCCCCACAAGGACAAGGTCGGCAAGCTGACCCGCGACCAGGTCAAGGAAATCGCCGAGACCAAGATGCCCGACCTCAACGCCAACGACGTCGAGGCCGCCATGAAGATCGTCGCCGGCACCGCCCGGTCGATGGGCGTCACCGTCGAGGCCTGA
- the benA gene encoding benzoate 1,2-dioxygenase large subunit, whose translation MTAHFDLDNAIIEDHENGIYRAHRSIFTDEELYELEMKHIFEGNWIYLAHESQLPNPGDYFTTWMGRQPIVITRGKDGNLNAMINSCAHRGAMLCRRKTDNRMTITCPFHGWTFRNDGKLLKVKDPDGAGYPDSFNVDGSHDLVHIAKFDSYRGFLFGSLNGDVLSLEEHLGDATKVIDLLVDQSPEGLEVLRGASTYTYDGNWKVQAENGADGYHVTATHWNYAATTARRGAGESKNTTKTLNAGSWGKQGGGYWSFPHGHLCLWTYAANPEDRPLYPQIEKLAEEHGKAKGEFMVKGSRNLCLYPNVYLMDQFSTQIRHFRPISQDQTEVTIYCIAPKGESDEARAGRIRQYEDFFNASGMATPDDLEEFRSCQFTFKATAAPWNDMSRGATQWIDGPDQLAQDLGMDGVISSGATNEDEGLYPVQHAYWLQVMKAAKAGKNPATSVRGAEHVNPADIS comes from the coding sequence ATGACTGCGCACTTCGATCTGGACAACGCCATCATCGAGGATCACGAGAACGGTATTTACCGCGCTCACCGCTCCATCTTCACCGACGAAGAGCTCTACGAGCTGGAGATGAAGCACATCTTCGAGGGCAACTGGATCTACCTGGCCCACGAGAGCCAGCTCCCCAACCCGGGCGACTACTTCACCACCTGGATGGGTCGCCAGCCGATCGTGATCACCCGCGGCAAGGACGGCAACCTCAACGCGATGATCAACTCCTGCGCCCACCGTGGCGCCATGCTGTGCCGTCGCAAGACCGACAACCGCATGACCATCACCTGCCCGTTCCACGGCTGGACCTTCCGCAACGACGGCAAGCTCCTCAAGGTCAAGGATCCGGACGGCGCCGGCTATCCCGACAGCTTCAACGTCGACGGCTCGCACGACCTGGTGCACATCGCCAAGTTCGACTCCTACCGCGGCTTCCTCTTCGGCTCCCTCAACGGTGACGTCCTGTCGCTGGAGGAGCACCTGGGTGACGCGACCAAGGTCATCGACCTCCTGGTCGACCAGTCCCCGGAGGGCCTCGAGGTCCTGCGTGGCGCCTCGACCTACACCTATGACGGCAACTGGAAGGTGCAGGCGGAGAACGGTGCCGATGGCTACCACGTGACCGCTACCCACTGGAACTACGCCGCCACCACCGCCCGTCGTGGCGCCGGTGAGTCCAAGAACACAACCAAGACCCTGAACGCCGGTTCCTGGGGCAAGCAGGGTGGTGGCTACTGGTCCTTCCCGCACGGTCACCTGTGCCTGTGGACCTATGCGGCCAACCCGGAGGATCGTCCCCTCTATCCGCAGATCGAGAAGCTGGCCGAGGAGCACGGCAAGGCCAAGGGCGAGTTCATGGTCAAGGGCTCGCGCAACCTCTGCCTCTATCCGAACGTGTATCTGATGGACCAGTTCTCCACCCAGATCCGTCACTTCCGTCCGATCTCGCAGGATCAGACCGAGGTCACCATCTATTGCATCGCGCCGAAGGGTGAGTCCGACGAGGCCCGCGCGGGTCGTATCCGTCAGTACGAGGACTTCTTCAACGCCTCCGGCATGGCCACCCCGGACGACCTGGAGGAGTTCCGCTCCTGCCAGTTCACCTTCAAGGCCACGGCTGCTCCGTGGAACGACATGTCCCGCGGCGCCACCCAGTGGATCGACGGCCCGGACCAGCTGGCCCAGGACCTCGGCATGGACGGTGTCATCTCGTCCGGCGCCACCAACGAGGACGAAGGCCTCTACCCGGTGCAGCACGCCTACTGGCTGCAGGTGATGAAGGCCGCCAAGGCCGGCAAGAACCCGGCGACGTCGGTGCGTGGCGCCGAGCACGTCAACCCGGCCGACATTTCCTGA
- the secE gene encoding preprotein translocase subunit SecE, producing MADDKNPDSAHESEESTTDPTGAELADHDLADAQDETAEPQGDFVDAPDELKAAGDIVDPEDTPDDDYVDDPDTPDINEAKLDRATDEVAEDETASPGSIAQRRPRPNRPVRRRPIEAAADPEPELEEPAELVEADDDDLDEDSDVTRTRPGRARTTAPVRKGHATRTRKEAEAESRRQTQRTTPVAFVQQSIGELRKVVWPTGTQVQQYFVVVLVFVLFIMTLVSLLDLGFGWVILNVFG from the coding sequence GTGGCAGACGACAAGAATCCCGATTCGGCTCACGAGTCGGAGGAGTCGACCACAGATCCCACCGGTGCCGAGCTGGCCGATCACGACCTGGCCGATGCGCAGGATGAAACCGCCGAACCGCAGGGCGACTTCGTTGACGCCCCTGATGAGTTGAAGGCTGCCGGCGACATCGTCGATCCGGAAGACACGCCCGACGACGACTATGTCGACGATCCGGACACCCCCGACATCAATGAAGCCAAGCTCGACCGCGCGACCGATGAGGTCGCCGAGGACGAGACCGCCTCCCCGGGGTCCATCGCCCAGCGTCGCCCCCGGCCCAACCGTCCGGTGCGACGTCGGCCCATCGAGGCCGCGGCCGACCCGGAGCCCGAGCTCGAGGAGCCGGCCGAACTGGTCGAGGCCGATGACGATGACCTCGATGAGGATTCCGATGTCACCCGCACGCGCCCCGGCCGCGCCCGCACCACCGCACCGGTCCGCAAGGGCCATGCGACGCGGACCCGCAAGGAGGCCGAAGCCGAATCGCGCCGGCAGACGCAGCGCACCACGCCGGTTGCGTTCGTGCAGCAGTCGATCGGTGAGCTCCGGAAGGTCGTCTGGCCGACCGGAACCCAGGTGCAGCAGTATTTCGTGGTTGTGCTGGTCTTCGTTCTGTTCATCATGACCCTGGTCAGCCTGTTGGACCTCGGCTTCGGCTGGGTCATCCTGAACGTGTTCGGCTGA